Within the Emticicia oligotrophica DSM 17448 genome, the region TAAAATTAATTTTTGAAAGTTTTACTCAAGAAGATTCAAGTATTAGTCGTAAATATGGTGGTACAGGCCTTGGTTTAAGTATTTCTAAACAATTAATTGAAATAATGGGCGGAGATCTTCGAGTTAAAAGTGAGCTTGGAAAAGGTTCTACTTTTACCTTCGTAATAGGATTTCCTATTAGCCAAGAGCCATTGGATGAGATTAAACAAAGCCATTTATCTAGTAATTCGCTTATCGGTAAAAAGATTCTTTTAGTAGAAGATAATGCAATGAACCAATTTTTTGCTCAAAAGCTTTTAGAAGGTTGGGGAATGAAAGTCGAAATTGCACATAATGGACGTGAAGGAGTAGAAAAGTTCCGTTCAAAGTACTACGATTGTATTCTGATGGATATTCAGATGCCAGAGATGGATGGTTTTCAGGCTACGAAATTGATTAGAGCTGAAAGTCCTAAAATTCCAATTATTGCATTAACGGCATTAATGATTGAAGAGGAAATCGACCATTTTACAAGGGTAGGCATGAACGATTATATCGGTAAACCCTTTGTAGCTGATGAATTGCTAGCAAAATTAGTGAAGCATATAAGTAATACTACTATCAATTACACATTAACTAGTACGCCAAAAGTAATAGCCGATGTTTCAGAAATGCTTTATAGTAATAGTAATTTAGAGCAGCTAATGAAAGGTGATTCAGCACAGATAAAGCAAATGGAATTATTATTCATGAAGCAATCTGAAGAGGCAATTGAACAATTTATTGATTTTACTGCCAAATGTAATTGGAAACAAATTGGCCTTTTAGCACATAAAATAAAAGCTTCAATTGATATGCTTCAAATTACCTCATTGAAACAGCCGATTAGACAGCTTGAGATTTTGGGTAAAAGTGACAAAGAGCTTCCTGAAACAAAAAAACTGATTTCACTTGTAACAGAAACCCTCCAAAAGGTTTGTGAAGAAATTAAATCAAGTCATCAATGAATACTCCATTAGTTTCTATTATAACTGTAAATTTCAAGCAACCCGATGTTACTTGTGAATTATTGAACTCATTAAAAAAGATTTCATATAAAAATATTGAAATTTGGGTTGTAGATAATTTTTCTGATGGAGCTTTGAAGGCTAGGTTAAATGCTGACTATCCTGAGGTGAAAGTAATCGAAAGTAAGAAAAACTTAGGTTTTGCAGGTGGAAACAACTTGGCTATTACACAAGCTAATGGTAAATATTTAATGTTGTTAAATAATGATACCGAAGTAAAGGAAGATTTCTTAGAACCTTTAGTTGAAGTAATGGAAAATAATAGCAAAGTTGGTATTTGTTCTTCAAAACTTCATTATTTCTATCATCCAGAAATCATTCAGTATGCGGGTTCTTCCGATTTACACCCCTATAAAATTCAAAGCTTTGCTATCGGTTATGG harbors:
- a CDS encoding glycosyltransferase family 2 protein, with the protein product MNTPLVSIITVNFKQPDVTCELLNSLKKISYKNIEIWVVDNFSDGALKARLNADYPEVKVIESKKNLGFAGGNNLAITQANGKYLMLLNNDTEVKEDFLEPLVEVMENNSKVGICSSKLHYFYHPEIIQYAGSSDLHPYKIQSFAIGYGVKDMGQYDEIAPTNLAHGAAMMVRAEAVKEAGLMPEEFFLYYEEIDWCMKIREKGYLIYFVPKSLVLHKESISVGKQSALQVYYKTRNRILLARKWRKGLIKWFSLGYLSMVAIRDIFKFLLQRKFLLLKMYADALIWNLKGNYK